The Streptomyces sp. NBC_01255 genome window below encodes:
- a CDS encoding phosphatidylinositol-specific phospholipase C — translation MQRRRFLVGALAAGAGVMLGAPTASAVDVRAWMAAHGDGTALRQLTIPGTHDSGARYGGPWTECQNSTIAQQLDSGIRFLDIRCRVTGGSFAIHHGASYQNMMFGDVLVACRAFLAAHPSETVLMRVKQEYSEESDATFRAVFDDYLDARGWRSLFRIGAGLPLLGEARGRVVLLADNGGLPGVRYGDGSLFDIQDDYMAEPFGKYPKIEAHFRKAVAQPGKLYVNYVSTAAALPPRWNADRLNPRVHGYLDSAAASGATGLGIVPMDYPNTRSGLVEALLRHN, via the coding sequence ATGCAGCGACGACGCTTTCTCGTGGGGGCCCTCGCAGCCGGGGCCGGAGTGATGCTCGGGGCGCCCACCGCCTCCGCCGTGGACGTACGGGCCTGGATGGCGGCGCACGGGGACGGTACGGCCCTGCGGCAGCTGACCATCCCCGGAACGCACGACTCCGGGGCCCGGTACGGCGGCCCCTGGACCGAATGCCAGAACAGCACCATCGCCCAGCAGCTGGACAGCGGGATCCGGTTCCTGGACATCCGGTGCCGGGTGACCGGCGGGTCCTTCGCGATCCACCACGGCGCCTCGTACCAGAACATGATGTTCGGGGACGTCCTCGTCGCCTGCCGGGCCTTCCTCGCCGCCCACCCCTCCGAGACCGTCCTCATGCGGGTCAAGCAGGAGTACTCGGAGGAGTCCGACGCCACCTTCCGCGCGGTCTTCGACGACTACCTCGACGCACGCGGCTGGCGCTCCCTCTTCCGGATCGGCGCCGGCCTGCCGCTCCTCGGCGAGGCCCGCGGCCGTGTCGTCCTGCTCGCCGACAACGGAGGGCTGCCGGGCGTCCGCTACGGCGACGGCTCGCTCTTCGACATCCAGGACGATTACATGGCCGAACCGTTCGGCAAGTACCCCAAGATCGAGGCCCACTTCCGCAAGGCGGTCGCCCAGCCCGGGAAGCTGTACGTCAACTACGTGTCGACCGCCGCCGCGCTCCCGCCCCGCTGGAACGCCGACCGACTCAACCCCCGCGTCCACGGCTACCTCGACAGCGCGGCCGCGTCCGGCGCGACCGGGCTCGGGATCGTCCCCATGGACTACCCGAACACCCGGTCAGGCCTCGTCGAGGCCCTGCTCCGGCACAACTAG
- a CDS encoding bifunctional metallophosphatase/5'-nucleotidase, whose product MAATPGKKRKNKTGRRILAAGAGLATVGALFAAMPSSAGAAGDAFAAGSGYGNGKGWGRMVDVQLLSFNDLHGNLEPPTGSSGRLTHLKEDGTTETINDVGGVEYLATHLRQARQGNRYSVTAAAGDMIGASPLVSGLFHDEPTIEALNKLKLDVSSVGNHEFDEGARELARMQNGGCHPTEGCFEEGKTFKGADFPYLAANVTDEKSGKPLLDPYFVWERDGVKIGFIGVTLEGTANIVSAEGIKGLKFGDEVETINKYAKVLERKGVKSIVALLHEGGLPASGAYNYDCDSPGPGNGISGPIVDIAKNVSPQVDALVTGHTHQAYACTIADPAGKPRTVTSAASFGRLYTDTTLTYDRRTKDIVRTAVASANHVVTRDVKPAGDMSKLIKRWKDLAAPIAGRPVGHISADIENPLDPTVYEKPLGNLIADAQLEGMAPADKGGAQLALMNPGGVRAPLTHKAAGAEGDGVVTYGEAYTVQPFTNMMTAVDLTGAQLVTTLQQQVSGLNLGAPKILQVSKNFTYTLDMTKAGADRIVVDSVRLNGEAIDPAKTYRVAMNEFLSGGGDGFAVLKEHKNKLVGASDLDMFTAYLGAHSSATAPLAPPATDRITVVK is encoded by the coding sequence ATGGCAGCGACACCGGGGAAGAAGCGGAAGAACAAGACCGGGCGGCGGATTCTGGCCGCCGGTGCGGGACTCGCGACCGTCGGGGCGCTTTTCGCCGCGATGCCGTCGTCGGCGGGGGCCGCCGGGGACGCGTTCGCCGCCGGGAGCGGTTACGGGAACGGCAAGGGATGGGGCCGGATGGTCGACGTCCAGCTGCTGTCCTTCAACGACCTCCACGGCAACCTGGAGCCGCCGACCGGCTCGTCGGGCCGGCTCACCCACCTCAAAGAGGACGGCACGACCGAAACCATCAACGACGTCGGCGGCGTCGAGTACCTGGCCACGCACCTGCGGCAGGCCCGCCAGGGCAACCGGTACTCCGTCACCGCCGCCGCGGGCGACATGATCGGCGCCTCGCCGCTGGTCTCCGGCCTGTTCCACGACGAGCCGACCATCGAGGCGCTGAACAAGCTGAAGCTCGACGTGAGCTCGGTCGGCAACCACGAGTTCGACGAGGGCGCGCGCGAGCTGGCCCGCATGCAGAACGGCGGCTGTCACCCGACCGAGGGCTGCTTCGAAGAGGGCAAGACCTTCAAGGGGGCGGACTTCCCCTACCTCGCGGCCAACGTGACGGACGAGAAGAGCGGCAAGCCGCTGCTCGACCCGTACTTCGTCTGGGAGCGCGACGGCGTCAAGATCGGCTTCATCGGCGTCACCCTCGAAGGCACGGCGAACATCGTGTCCGCCGAGGGCATCAAGGGCCTGAAGTTCGGCGACGAGGTCGAGACGATCAACAAGTACGCCAAGGTGCTGGAGCGCAAGGGCGTGAAGTCGATCGTCGCCCTGCTCCACGAGGGCGGCCTGCCTGCCTCGGGCGCGTACAACTACGACTGTGACAGCCCGGGTCCCGGCAACGGCATATCCGGCCCGATCGTCGACATCGCCAAGAACGTCAGCCCGCAGGTCGACGCCCTGGTCACCGGCCACACCCACCAGGCGTACGCGTGCACCATCGCGGACCCGGCGGGCAAGCCGCGCACGGTCACCTCGGCGGCCTCCTTCGGCCGGCTCTACACCGACACGACGCTCACCTACGACCGTCGTACGAAGGACATCGTCCGCACCGCCGTCGCCTCCGCGAACCACGTCGTCACCCGTGACGTGAAGCCGGCCGGCGACATGAGCAAGCTGATCAAGCGCTGGAAGGACCTGGCCGCGCCGATCGCCGGCCGTCCCGTCGGTCACATCTCCGCCGACATCGAGAACCCCCTCGACCCGACGGTGTACGAGAAGCCGCTGGGCAACCTGATCGCGGACGCGCAGCTGGAGGGCATGGCCCCGGCGGACAAGGGCGGTGCGCAGCTCGCCCTGATGAACCCGGGCGGCGTCCGCGCGCCGCTGACCCACAAGGCCGCCGGCGCCGAGGGCGACGGGGTCGTGACCTACGGCGAGGCGTACACCGTCCAGCCGTTCACCAACATGATGACGGCGGTCGACCTGACCGGCGCCCAGCTCGTCACCACGCTCCAGCAGCAGGTCAGCGGCCTCAACCTGGGTGCCCCGAAGATCCTCCAGGTGTCGAAGAACTTCACCTACACCCTGGACATGACCAAGGCCGGCGCCGACCGGATCGTGGTCGACTCGGTGCGGCTCAACGGTGAGGCGATCGACCCGGCGAAGACCTACCGGGTCGCGATGAACGAGTTCCTGTCCGGTGGCGGCGACGGCTTCGCTGTCCTGAAGGAGCACAAGAACAAGCTGGTCGGCGCGTCCGACCTGGACATGTTCACCGCCTACCTGGGGGCGCACTCCTCGGCCACCGCGCCGCTGGCTCCGCCGGCGACGGACCGCATCACGGTCGTCAAGTAG
- the mshD gene encoding mycothiol synthase: protein MTSDAAPAIEPGRQIHTYDELSPEQVQDVLELLEAADQADGLHAVSEQGRLYLRHGRREGVRHFLLTVGPHLYGYAQLEETDPIEAPAAELVVHPSHRGRGHGRALGTALLAASGKRLRVWAHGGKSAARHLAQVLGLTLFRELRQLRRSLTPLDIPEPVLPEGVTVRTFVPGQDDTAWLAVNATAFAHHPEQGSLTQRDLDDRMAEPWFDPKGFFLAERDGKLIGYHWTKTHAEQQLGEVYVVGILPEAQGGGLGKALTAIGLRHLAAQGLPTAMLYVDADNTAAVTVYERLGFATHEVDLMYRTES from the coding sequence ATGACTTCCGACGCGGCGCCGGCCATCGAACCGGGACGGCAGATCCACACGTATGACGAGCTCTCCCCCGAGCAGGTCCAGGACGTACTGGAGCTCCTCGAGGCCGCCGACCAGGCCGACGGGCTGCACGCCGTGTCCGAGCAGGGGCGGCTCTACCTGCGGCACGGCCGCCGCGAGGGCGTGCGCCACTTCCTGCTCACCGTCGGCCCGCACCTCTACGGCTACGCGCAGCTGGAGGAGACCGACCCGATCGAGGCCCCGGCCGCCGAGCTCGTCGTCCACCCGAGCCACCGCGGCCGCGGTCACGGCCGGGCTCTCGGCACGGCCCTGCTCGCCGCCTCCGGCAAGCGGCTGCGCGTCTGGGCGCACGGCGGCAAGTCGGCGGCCCGGCACCTCGCGCAGGTCCTCGGCCTGACCCTGTTCCGTGAACTCCGCCAGCTGCGCCGGTCCCTGACGCCGCTGGACATCCCGGAGCCGGTCCTGCCCGAGGGCGTCACCGTCCGAACATTCGTCCCCGGCCAGGACGACACCGCCTGGCTCGCCGTCAACGCGACCGCCTTCGCGCACCACCCCGAGCAGGGCTCGCTCACCCAGCGGGACCTGGACGACCGGATGGCCGAGCCGTGGTTCGACCCGAAGGGCTTCTTCCTCGCGGAGAGGGACGGGAAGCTGATCGGCTACCACTGGACGAAGACGCACGCCGAGCAGCAGCTCGGCGAGGTGTACGTGGTGGGCATCCTGCCCGAGGCGCAGGGTGGCGGCCTCGGCAAGGCGCTGACGGCGATCGGCCTGCGGCACCTGGCGGCGCAGGGGCTGCCGACGGCGATGCTGTACGTGGACGCGGACAACACGGCGGCGGTGACGGTCTACGAGCGGCTCGGCTTCGCGACGCACGAGGTGGACCTGATGTACCGCACGGAGTCGTGA